The genomic stretch ACTAAAACTTTCTGTCAATGATTCCACGTATGCCACTCTTGGACTCTTGTACTTTTGCATATCAAATGCTTGGCGAAGCACAGTCGATTTCAGTCTGGCTTCATCGAAGAGTTGCTTAGGCTAACATTCCTCCTTATCAGGGTTCCTATCATCCTCCTCATCCCCAGTGAAAGCCACTCCGCTAGCTTTCAATGAGGATGGACAGTCCTACCACGTAGGCTCGTTTTCTATATTATCTGCTTATTCTTTCGTCATGGGAATCTTAAGCGCCAAGAAAACATGATGTGAGATTGCAACCTGAAGAGATTGATTGCTGCCTCATATCTCTACCTATTAAATTACAAGTAACGCTATTTAACTTCACCGAATATCTTCATTTAGTTTATGCGTGTGGTTTTGCAGTTTCGATCAGTTCATGTTGGCAGTTGCATAGTTAGGTATCCCAACAATACACTACTCGAAGTCCATTTCTGCTGAAAAGCTTCAGCATTGAGATTTACACTATATTTACAACCTCACCTATTCTCCTATCATTACAACAATCTCTCCACCTTTAGATGACCACTGTTACAATTCCATGTTGCAATGGCCCGGCTTCATACCAAAGTAATAcagagtggccggccatcttctcttGCTGCTGTTGATCACATGATGTTGCAGGAGTTTGGATTGTCCTGAGCACTGGGAGCATAGTAATACTGTGCGGTTGGGTAAGGATTGTAGTTCATGGGAGGGTAGTAGTAAAATTTGTATGGATTCACAAACTCTGGTGTCATTTGTGACTCGAGGGGCTCCTTCTTGGGCACCTCCTTCTTAGCATCCTCTTTCTTGGCCTCTTCTTTGATCTCTTCCTTTTTGGACTCCTCCTTGGCCTcctctttcttctcttcctttgcttcttccttctttgcttcctcCTTCTTTggctcttccttcttctcctccttggcaGGTCCAATTGAGACTATGTTTGTGTGCCAAAATTTTCTCAGTTTTGTGACGACGCTCACAGGGTCAACCGATCCGATCACTGTCATTGTTTTCGCATTCGTATCGATTCTGATTGAATCAATCCCTGTGTAGAAAAATGTGATATAGTTTGTAGAAATAGATCAAAGACACAACAAGGTGGAAAAAGGGAGGTGAGGTACCTTGAAGGATGGAGACAGCCTTCATGGCCTTCTGCTTATCCTTGACATCATTTAGCTCCAATTTAAGTACAATTTTCTGCAAAAGAAGCTCAGATAATTAGAACATGGAAGAAAATATGCCATTTTTGAGATGCAGACACAATTTCATCGAGCACTAATCTCTATAAGATTGACTTCATtcagaaaaaaaaagggaagataAACTGACCTTCATCCCTTGCACGAGAGGAGTAAAGAGTCCCAATGAATAAGCAGAAAGTAGAATGGAATGGAATGGAATGAAAGAAACATTTTATAGTGTGGCTGTCCTAAAGTGGTGGTTGTTTTGTCACTTTAGGAATCAAGTTGTCCATAGAAAAGAAAACACTAGTATTTGTGCATGGAGATACACTAAAAAATAATTCAATCTTCTGCTGGAAGCTTTAAACTGTGTGAAAGCGAAAAAAAATACTTTTGGTAAACTCAATAGGCAAAGTGAATTTTCTGTCTCATGAAAATTAATGGTATCATTAACAtccataataataataaatactgTTGTAGGGATAAGTTCTCTGGCATATATAGCTCCTGAATCATGTCTTTGATCCAATCTCCCAACAATGCAAGAATCCAAAAGCTCATGCAGATTTCACTACAAGATAAGAAATGTTGACATAAGGCCCATAAATTCACTGAAAAGAGTGTTGTTACCATTGCAGTAAGCTCGAATTGTTCTGGAAGAGAATTTAAGAAACAAGACGTAATGAACCAAGAAACACTAGCTCCCATTTAACCAACTCTTTGACTCACGGTCTAGCTTCTGATAGCAATCTTAAGTTGGTAAAGCAGGAGGGCTTAAGTTGGTTATCATTGACTCATGAGTTCATTAGAACAAA from Zingiber officinale cultivar Zhangliang chromosome 5B, Zo_v1.1, whole genome shotgun sequence encodes the following:
- the LOC121985636 gene encoding heavy metal-associated isoprenylated plant protein 39-like gives rise to the protein MKKIVLKLELNDVKDKQKAMKAVSILQGIDSIRIDTNAKTMTVIGSVDPVSVVTKLRKFWHTNIVSIGPAKEEKKEEPKKEEAKKEEAKEEKKEEAKEESKKEEIKEEAKKEDAKKEVPKKEPLESQMTPEFVNPYKFYYYPPMNYNPYPTAQYYYAPSAQDNPNSCNIM